The following coding sequences lie in one Chelmon rostratus isolate fCheRos1 chromosome 2, fCheRos1.pri, whole genome shotgun sequence genomic window:
- the LOC121618627 gene encoding immunoglobulin-like and fibronectin type III domain-containing protein 1, with protein MWKRSKVTDQTAAGQAGIKKKSKVPGVMITQFIEELPEGMSHPDFTRKPIALTIQEGKFAVFKAKVVGTPTPTVTWSRANGEIHFHPDMCQQKYDEASQEHTIEFPKVTPEDADTYKCFAANQYGRAVCTVVLNVIAVGFSKSKELKKTQGEDVTELRKKLKKRNADGTREEKPMDAEEKVWEILLSADKKDYEQICVEYGITDFRGMLKKLNEMKKEREEEIAEFVTQISALKHIEVNDSDCATIELDMDLKDPSSKVFLYKDGVMVPFTEEDGEEKKHSLKQVGKKYVFTIKKLGSNDAGLYSVDVEGVNVFSTDFKVPQVDFAVKLQEVKAEERQDALFQCVLTAPMSEIKWFGKSAPLSNGEKHEITVSEDKLIHKLIVRDCMPLDAGIYAAVAGIKSCNAWLVVEDPGVHFHAGLSDCKAIVGEAAELECKLSSEDCQGIWYKDGNEIQSSEGITISKEGSFHKLKIHKVTEEFAGTYKFEADGRKTEALIVVEDPPRFDTEELEAFKTPVTVKKGHKAVFKVPFIGRDPIKVQWYLDGEELTEEANVKLDTSEGCSRLLLTKLQRKDSGEIKIKLKNEFGTVEAFSQLVVLDKPTPPMGPLEIVEASSSVIEFKWRPPKDSGGCKINNYILERQQVGRNTWKKVGPIGPEAQYRDSDVDHGRRYCYRMRVETEMGTSELMETEDIQAGTKAYPGPPSAPKVVSAFKDCINLSWSPPADTGGTSILGYNLEKRKKGSNLWGPVNPPEEMIRAKGFGVKDVVEGMEYEFRVSAINNSGAGEFSMPSEFVFARDPKKPPGKVIDFKVTDSTYTTLSLSWTKPKDIEGVEDEAKGYFVEIRPAENTEWDRCNSNAITMTTYTVKGLKSMAMYWVRVIATNDGGEGESQELDNYILAMPPPVRPRFTDAKIKSFMVVRAGNSARFNINFEASPWPDIIWQKDGGPVSKKVTISNTEGTSQLLIPSSERSDTGIYSIIVKNIVGQETFSIEIRVTDEPKPPGPVEIDENVPGTVTVSWTPSPDEKRDDRLHYMVTKRDSNKRQWHTVADHIFNNRFTACNIMPGREYQFRVYAKNDMGSSKPCESTKWMISSKKEKFVLNMPETKACNLQCPPKFLVPLKMHTAPQGYECYMSCAIKGDPTPHVTWLRNNISLNTNTNYFISNTCGVCSLLILRVGPKDTGEYKVTAENSLGRAECSTKLTVRE; from the exons ATGTggaagaggtcaaaggtgaccGATCAAACTGCCGCTGGGCAGGCGG GCATCAAGAAGAAGTCGAAAGTGCCCGGTGTCATGATAACACAGTTCATAGAGGAGCTTCCAGAGGGAATGTCCCATCCAGATTTCACCCGCAAACCCATTGCTCTGACCATTCAAGAGG GTAAATTTGCAGTCTTTAAAGCGAAAGTAGTGGGCACCCCAACACCTACAGTAACATGGAGCAGAGCAAACGGAGAAATACATTTTCACCCTGACATGTGCCAGCAGAAGTACGATGAGGCTTCTCAAGAACATACCATCGAG TTTCCAAAAGTCACCCCAGAGGATGCTGACACCTACAAGTGTTTTGCAGCAAATCAGTATGGAAGAGCTGTTTGCACTGTTGTCTTGAACGTTATTGCGG TTGGATTCTCCAAGAGCAAAGAACTCAAAAAGACACAAGGAGAAG ATGTAACAGAGTTGAggaaaaaacttaaaaaacg TAATGCCGATGGAACACGCGAGGAAAAACCAATGGATGCAGAGGAGAAGGTCTGGGAAATTCTCCTTAGTGCAGATAAGAAAGACTACGAGCAAATCTGTGTGGAGTACGGTATCACAGACTTTCGCGGCATGCTGAAGAAACTCAatgaaatgaagaaagagagagaggaggagattgCAGAG TTTGTTACACAAATCAGTGCACTGAAACACATTGAGGTCAATGATAGCGACTGCGCAACAATTGAGTTGGACATGGACCTCAAGGATCCTAGCAGCAAAGTTTTCCTTTATAAG GATGGCGTCATGGTTCCATTCACCGAAGAAGACGGTGAGGAGAAGAAGCATAGTTTGAAACAAGTCGGCAAGAAATACGTCTTCACAATTAAAAAACTGGGTTCAAATGATGCTGGACTCTACTCAGTGGATGTTGAGGGCGTCAACGTTTTCTCCACAGATTTTAAAG TACCTCAAGTTGACTTTGCTGTTAAACTACAAGAGGTGAAGGCAGAAGAAAGACAGGACGCCCTCTTTCAATGTGTCCTGACGGCACCTATGAGTGAGATAAAATGGTTTGGCAAAAGCGCTCCGCTGTCAAATGGTGAGAAACATGAAATTACTGTATCTGAAGATAAGCTCATCCACAAGTTGATTGTGCGGGACTGTATGCCTTTGGACGCCGGTATCTACGCTGCTGTGGCAGGAATCAAATCCTGCAATGCCTGGCTTGTAGTTGAAG ACCCAGGAGTTCACTTTCATGCTGGGCTTTCTGACTGCAAAGCCAtagttggagaagcagcagagctggAATGTAAACTGAGCAGTGAAGACTGTCAGGGAATCTGGTacaaagatggaaatgag attCAATCATCTGAGGGTATAACCATTTCAAAGGAAGGAAGTTTCCATAAGTTGAAAATTCATAAAGTCACAGAGGAATTTGCTGGAACATATAAATTTGAAGCAGATGGGCGGAAGACAGAGGCTTTGATTGTTGTTGAAg ATCCACCGAGATTTGATACCGAGGAACTGGAGGCATTTAAAACCCCTGTGACAGTGAAAAAAGGGCACAAAGCTGTCTTCAAAGTACCTTTTATTGGACGAGACCCTATAAAAGTTCAGTGGTACCTTGACGGTGAAGAGCTCACAGAAGAAGCAAATGTCAAGTTAGACACCTCAGAAGGCTGCAGCCGTCTGCTTTTAACCAAGCTGCAGCGCAAGGACAGTGGTGAAATCAAGATAAAACTCAAAAATGAGTTTGGCACTGTTGAAGCCTTCAGCCAGCTGGTTGTACTGg ATAAACCCACTCCTCCAATGGGACCTCTGGAGATTGTTgaagcctcctcctctgtaatTGAATTTAAGTGGAGGCCCCCAAAAGACAGCGGTGGTTGTAAGATAAACAACTATATCCTTGAACGACAACAAGTTGGCCGAAACACATGGAAGAAGGTGGGGCCAATTGGTCCAGAGGCCCAATACAGGGACTCTGATGTTGACCACGGCAGGAGGTACTGCTATCGCATGAGAGTGGAGACCGAAATGGGCACCAGTGAGCTGATGGAAACAGAGGACATTCAAGCTGGTACAAAAG CGTACCCAGGACCTCCATCAGCACCAAAGGTTGTCAGTGCCTTCAAGGACTGCATCAACCTCTCCTGGTCCCCTCCAGCTGACACTGGAGGAACCAGTATTCTGGGATACAACCTTGAGAAACGCAAGAAGGGAAGCAACCTGTGGGGTCCTGTCAACCCACCTGAAGAGATGATCAGAG CTAAGGGATTTGGAGTTAAAGATGTGGTTGAGGGCATGGAGTACGAATTCCGTGTCTCAGCAATCAATAACTCAGGAGCGGGTGAATTCAGTATGCCATCTGAGTTCGTGTTTGCCAGGGATCCGAAAA AGCCTCCTGGTAAAGTCATAGACTTTAAAGTGACAGATTCCACCTACACAACTCTGTCCCTGTCTTGGACCAAACCCAAGGACATTGAGGGGGTTGAGGATGAAGCTAAAGGATATTTTGTGGAGATCAGgcctgcagaaaacacagaatggGATCGCTGCAATTCAAACGCAATAACCATGACTACCTATACAGTGAAAGGCTTGAAGTCAATGGCCATGTACTGGGTGAGAGTCATAGCCACTaatgatggaggagagggagagtcaCAGGAGCTGGATAATTACATCCTCGCTATGCCCCCTCCTG TGAGACCACGATTCACGGATGCCAAAATCAAGAGTTTCATGGTGGTGAGAGCAGGAAATTCTGCACGATTCAACATTAACTTTGAG GCCTCTCCTTGGCCTGACATCATCTGGCAGAAAGATGGAGGGCCAGTGTCTAAAAAGGTGACCATCAGCAACACAGAGGGCACCTCCCAGCTTCTGATTCCTTCCTCTGAGCGCTCAGATACTGGAATCTATAGCATCATTGTCAAGAACATTGTCGGCCAAGAAACATTCAGCATAGAAATTAGAGTCACAG ATGAGCCCAAGCCACCTGGTCCTGTGGAGATTGATGAAAACGTGCCTGGCACAGTGACCGTTTCATGGACCCCATCTCCAGATGAGAAACGTGACGACAGGCTGCACTACATGGTGACTAAGCGTGActcaaataaaagacaatggCACACTGTTGCAGATCACATCTTCAACAACAGATTCACAGCCTGCAACATAATGCCGGGCAGAGAATACCAGTTCAGAGTCTATGCAAAGAATGACATGGGCTCCTCCAAACCCTGCGAATCAACAAAGTGGATGATTTCTAGCAAAAAAG AAAAGTTTGTTTTGAACATGCCGGAAACAAAGGCCTGTAATCTTCAGTGTCCTCCCAAGTTCCTTGTCCCACTAAAAATGCACACTGCTCCTCAAGGGTATGAATGCTACATGAGCTGTGCTATAAAAGGGGACCCAACACCTCATGTGACATGGCTCCGCAATAACATCAGTCTGAATACCAACACTAACTACTTCATCTCCAACACCTGTGGAGTCTGTTCTCTGCTCATACTGAGGGTTGGACCCAAAGACACCGGGGAATACAAGGTCACTGCAGAAAACTCTCTGGGGAGGGCCGAGTGCTCCACTAAACTGACAGTCAGAG aaTAA